In the genome of Dermacentor andersoni chromosome 3, qqDerAnde1_hic_scaffold, whole genome shotgun sequence, one region contains:
- the LOC129387135 gene encoding uncharacterized protein produces MILASSILLILMLVLYLCVVGCRGRHSQWPIRRPTHAAASATTLVVSGQASFCAGDPTASTSFVPALTAESGGGAVDTFRLSTGVTGTPLTAQHQEGRESWQGSMMEISTQAGAASMSELRGLGGSSIEPFVRPVLSNEKVYTRYPHLARIFLPASQRSGPVSGPSEPPVSEKASNEKTKKDESFMSSTSERSSKLRRSRRASGSVKHAVVSPKEDDRKGPQAADAAPCEAGCPRDDSGSSRQQPCDFSLSWSSVGSSLDTLLSVPVVARVHGSSSSGTETSLQAEKELHLPVDKFQP; encoded by the exons ATGATCTTGGCCTCAAGCATCCTCCTCATCCTCATGCTTGTTCTCTACTTGTGCGTCGTGGGATGTCG GGGTCGGCACTCGCAGTGGCCCATCCGGAGACCCACACACGCGGCAGCGTCGGCCACCACCCTCGTGGTGTCCGGTCAGGCGAGCTTCTGCGCTGGCGACCCTACGGCCAGCACTTCCTTCGTGCCCGCCCTGACGGCCGAGTCGGGTGGCGGCGCCGTCGACACGTTCCGACTCAGCACGGGAGTCACCGGCACCCCACTCACCGCGCAGCATCAGGAAGGGCGCGAATCCTGGCAG GGTTCCATGATGGAGATCAGCACCCAAGCTGGCGCTGCCAGCATGAGCGAACTTCGAGGCCTGGGCGGCTCGTCGATTGAACCCTTCGTGCGACCCGTGCTCAGCAATGAGAAGGTGTACACCAGGTATCCACACCTTGCCAGAATTTTCTTGCCCGCGTCCCAGCGATCGGGGCCGGTCTCCGGCCCTAGCGAGCCCCCAGTCTCCGAGAAGGCCTCCAACGAG AAGACAAAGAAGGACGAGAGCTTCATGTCCTCCACAAGTGAGCGCAGCAGCAAGCTCCGTCGATCACGCAGAGCTTCGGGCTCGGTCAAGCACGCGGTCGTGTCTCCGAAGGAGGACGACCGCAAGGGGCCTCAGGCTGCCGATGCTGCACCATGTGAGGCCGGCTGTCCTCGCGATGACAGTGGCAGCAGCAGGCAGCAGCCTTGTGACTTCAGCTTATCGTGGAGTAGCGTGGGCAGTTCGTTGGACACACTCCTGTCCGTGCCTGTCGTTGCCAGGGTGCACGGCAGTTCCTCGAGCGGGACGGAGACCTCGCTGCAGGCGGAAAAGGAGCTGCACCTTCCCGTCGACAAATTTCAGCCCTAA
- the LOC129386949 gene encoding uncharacterized protein has translation MTAPSARTLLAFVECNTTDQCEVLGENATCAKHVCLCPSFDPLAEGTRCNSTRPFLPMALGKNCTSSTDCSSTAACVAGRCRCPDGYQPSGELECSAIRQTG, from the exons TTCTGGCGTTCGTCGAGTGCAACACAACGGACCAGTGCGAGGTCCTCGGGGAGAACGCGACGTGCGCCAAGCACGTGTGCCTCTGCCCGTCCTTCGATCCACTCGCCGAAGGGACACGGTGCAACTCCACCC GGCCTTTCCTCCCTATGGCACTGGGAAAGAACTGCACCTCAAGCACGGATTGCTCGAGCACGGCAGCTTGTGTCGCAGGGCGGTGTCGCTGCCCTGACGGTTACCAGCCTTCCGGCGAGCTGGAATGCAGCGCCATCAGGCAAACTGGTTAG